The window GTATTAGCAAAAAGACTCATTCAATTACATTATCTCAAAAAGATACCGAACTATTACGTTTAGTAGCAGAATATATGAAAGCTGACTATGTTATTGCACCAATTGCTTCAACAAGAACAGTTCCTACATTAATAATAAACTCAAAAATTATTAAACATGATTTAATACAGTTAGGACTAACTCCAAAAAAATCATTGATTGTACCTTTTCCAAATGTGCCAAGTGTTTATATACCAGCATTTATTAGAGGTGTAATTGATGGGGATGGCTGGGTCCAGGGTAGAGGATATGTGATGAATATTACTACAGGAAGTGAGCCATTTGCTAATGGTTTGTACCATGTATTTAATACATGGATGTTACGAATGGAAATAATAACCGAAACAACGAAAAATAGTAGTGTAATCTATAGAATTTGGGTAAAAGGAAAAAGTGATATATGTAAACTAGCAAAGATAATTTATAATACAGATATTCAATATGAATCTCATAAAAAACAAAAAATGATGCAGCGCATATTAACTTTATAATTAGAGGTGTTTTAAATGTGGAAACTTGTTAACGGTAGATTAATACAAACTACAGATAATAGTAGAGTGAAGTTTAGAACAAATATTAGCAAAAACATTATTGATCACTTAAATAAGCTTGCCATAGAACACGATACTTATTCCAATTATCTACTGGAAACTGGCCTTAAGGAAGTATTAAGCCAGGGTGTCATTTCATATAATAAAGATTTAAGACCTAAGGATAGAATCCAATATAAAACCACTTACGATAAGGAATTACTAAAAGAAGTAAAAGAGTTCGCAAAGAAGAATAACTTATTTATTAACGATATAATTGAATATAGCGTTTCTTATATAGATTTCGTAAACGTTAAAAATAGAAGCCATAAGAATAGGACGGAGTAGTCTTATTCTTACGCTTAAAGAAACGCCCCGAACATAATATAAATTATCGGAAGTTAATTCAAGAACCACCAATTATGTCTCACAACCCTAGAATACTTAAGCTATTGAGACGAAATTGATTTTTCGCTAATAATGGACCGTTCCCATAATAATCATTATCGAGAAGTTGCGATTCTGAACTTCCCAATAATGTTTGGGACCGTCTCGATAAATATCTAGAATGGTTCGATAACTTACTGGTACGGGATATAATTTGTTGGTACGTTCAAATAATGAAAAATTTGGAGGTCATTACTCATGGAATTTCAACCCGCGTTAGACGATTTTTTACTGTATTTGGAAGTGGAACAAAATTATTCAAAAAACACCGTCGAAAGTTACGAAAGTGACTTAACGAAATTTCTTGCCTTTTTACAACGTCACAACCGATCGACCGTTTTACAAGACATTACCCCTTCTCTTGTTCGTCGTTTTATTCAGCAGGAAACCTTGCAACGGTTTGTGAGTCCACGCACCATGCAACGGCGTATTTCGAGCTTACGATATGTTTTGCCAATTTTGTTTGAAAGAAAACTTTACCACTTCTAACTTCGTGGCTGGGATTAAATCACCGAAATCAGACACAAAATTACCGGTGTATATGAATTTAGAAGAAGTGAAAAAGCTGTTCTCTTCCTTGGAAAAAGATAATAGCGCCCT is drawn from Bacillus alkalisoli and contains these coding sequences:
- a CDS encoding rRNA methyltransferase — encoded protein: MWKLVNGRLIQTTDNSRVKFRTNISKNIIDHLNKLAIEHDTYSNYLLETGLKEVLSQGVISYNKDLRPKDRIQYKTTYDKELLKEVKEFAKKNNLFINDIIEYSVSYIDFVNVKNRSHKNRTE
- a CDS encoding LAGLIDADG family homing endonuclease, translating into MPRKLGITDEEIIVMYKSGVPYKQISTKTGLSDRAIRNILYKHDVKMNREPYSGQPRKHKVNEHFFKTWSDEMAWVLGLIITDGSISKKTHSITLSQKDTELLRLVAEYMKADYVIAPIASTRTVPTLIINSKIIKHDLIQLGLTPKKSLIVPFPNVPSVYIPAFIRGVIDGDGWVQGRGYVMNITTGSEPFANGLYHVFNTWMLRMEIITETTKNSSVIYRIWVKGKSDICKLAKIIYNTDIQYESHKKQKMMQRILTL
- a CDS encoding site-specific integrase: MEFQPALDDFLLYLEVEQNYSKNTVESYESDLTKFLAFLQRHNRSTVLQDITPSLVRRFIQQETLQRFVSPRTMQRRISSLRYVLPILFERKLYHF